The Vreelandella piezotolerans genomic interval AGACCGCGATACCGGTTTTTAGCGGGCGCCGCCCGGCTTCGCCGGTCATCGACATCAGCCCGGTCATTCCCTGCGCCACCAGATCGAATCCGCCTCTGTGGCTGTAGGGCCCGGTTTGGCCATACCCCGAAATGGAGCAGTAAACGATACCTGGGTTGATGGCTTTGATGGTGTCGTAGTCGATCGACAGTGACTGGGTGACCCCCGGCCGATAGTTCTCGACGATGACATCCGCATCGGCTGCCAGTCGATAAAAGATCTGGCGGGCACGCTCGTCTTTCAGGTTGAGTGAAATGCTTTTCTTGTTGCGGTTGATTTGCGAAAAGCAGGTCGACTCGCCGTTCACGTATGGCCCCATCTGACGGCTGTCATCACCGCCATTGAGTTTCTCTACCTTGATGACCTCGGCCCCCATATCCGCTAGCACCATGGTGCAGTAAGGGCCAGCCATGATTTGTGACACATCGAGGACTTTTATATCTTGTAAAGGAAGCATGCGCTTTCCTCCTCAAGCCTGTGATAGGCATCTACTGAGCAGAGCGGCAGCCTTACTGGCCGCGCCACTCAAAAGGCGTTTTATTGACGAATTTGTTCACCGCTGCCGAGAAATCCTGGCTCAGGTAGCAAGTGGCCACCCAATCGTCGCTGGCATCGGCCGGGAGCCGCCGCTGGGCCTGCACGCGATTGATCAGCGCCTTGCTGGCCTGCAGGGTCAGGGGTGCATATTTGGCAAATTCGGCGGCAATGGTGGCGACTTCGGCGTAGATATCCGCCCCATCGAACAGCTGATTGACCAAACCCGCGCCCAGCGCCTCTTCTGCCGTCACCAGTTTCGCCATCATCAACACTTCTTTCGTGCGCGGGATACCGACCATATCCACCAGCCGAGACACGTTGGTAATGGAGAGCGTGTTGCCCAGCGTCTTGGCAATGGGCACGCCAAATTTCAGCGTGTCGGTGGCATAGCGAAAATCACATACCAGCGCCAACGCCGCGCCGCCGCCTACACAGGCCCCATCGATCAGCGCCAGCGTGGGTTTCGGAAAGGTTTCCAGCTTTCCCACCACGCGGTCGATGCGCCGCTCGTAGCCAATGGCATCCTCCGCTTCCGCAAAATGTGCAAACTGGGTGATGTCGGTACCCGCCACGAAGGCGTCTCCGCCGACACCGTGAAGCACCAGAGCGTGGATATCGGTATCGTCGGCTAACGTGTCGCAGTAGTACTCCAAGGCGTTGTACATTTCCCACGTCATGGCATTGCGGCTTTGCGGACGGTTGAACCCTAACCAGGCCACACCGTCTTTCACCTCGAAGCGCACACTCTCAGTGGTGGGTGCTTGTCGTTGCTGTGTCATGGAGCACCCCTTATCCGTAGATGAAGTTGACCAATGCCAGGGCAAAGGCAGGAATGTAGGTATTGATCATCAAAATCGTGAACAGTACGGCAATGAACCAGAGATTGGTTCTGGACGTGGCCCAGATGTCTGATTTCGCAATGGAGCAGGAGGCAATCAATACGCTGGCAACCGGCGGGGTCTGCTGCCCAATGGCCAGGTTCAGCGTGACGATCAGACCGAAGTGCAGCGGGTCGATACCCACTTCCAGTACCAGCGGCAGCACGATAGGGACGACCAGAATGATGGCGGCTGCCGAGTGCAGGAACACACCGAGAATCAGGAAGATGATGTTCAGCAGTGCCAGGATCACATACTTGTTGCTGGTCAGGTCGCTGATTTGCAAAGCAATGGCCTGAGGAATACGGGTTTCGGTCAGATACCCGCCCACCACCGCAGACGCCGCCACGAGCAGCATGACGACGGCAGTTTGCACACCAGCGCTTTTGCACGAGTCGATGAAGTTCTTGAGGGTAAACTCGCGATAGACCACCGCACTGATGAAGATGGCGACACACACTGCCAGCGCAGCACCCTCCGTCGCCGTCACGAAGCCGCCGAAAATCCCACCCAGAATGATGACCGGAATCAACAGCGCCCAAACGGCCTCTTTCAGTGCCTTCCAGAGTTGCGACACCCGGAAACGACCTTCAGAGGGGAAGTTGTACTTACGCGCCAGGTAGTAGCACATGGCCGCCAAGCCCATCGCCCCCAGCAGGCCAGGAAAGATACCGGCCACGAACATCTGAACGACCGACTCCCCCGACATGACCGCGTACAGAATCATGGGTATGGAAGGCGGAAGGATAATTGCCAGACTGGCCGCCGAAGAGGAAATCGAGGCGGCAAACTCTTTGGAGTACCCCTTCTTGCGCATGGCAGGAATCAAGATACTGCCAATCGCCGACACGCCCGCCACCGATGACCCGGAAATTTCGGCAAAGAACACCGACGCACCGATGGTCACCATCGACAGGCCACCCTTGATGAACCCCACCATGGCCATGGCCAGATCGATCAAGCGTCGCGAGATGCTGGAGGCGTTCATGATGGCACCTGCCAGAATGAACAGCGGGATGGCAATCAACGGAAAGTTGGTTGCCCCCTCGAACATCGTCATACCCACCGTCGGCATCGCCATGCTGCCGTAGGTAATGAAGGTGGCGATCGTCCCCACCAATGCCAGAGCGACCGCCACCGGCACATTGATCAAGATCAGCGCAATCAGTGCAATGAAGATATAGAGAATGATCATGATGGTTACTTATCCTCGCGGCTGGGTGCTAACGGCTTCAATGTCGTCGGCATCGATACCGGCCTCTTCAAGCTCGTGGTCGATGAAGCCTTTTCCGCGGGCACTTCTCACTATGTCGGGTAGCCGTAGCAGCTCCGCGATGATGAACAGCACCGATGCAATGGGAATGGCCGACTGCACCACTTGCATGGAAATAGCCGGCAGACTCACCATGTTCATGCCGTCGAGAATCAGCATGACTTGATAGCTCGCCAGCCCCAGAAATATGAAAAAACCAATGGTGATCGCTTCGGCGAGTAATGCGACTGGCACACGAATGGAGGGCGGACACATATTCAGTACACTAGGACATGTAATGTGAGCCCCTTTAGCGGCCGCCAAAGCCGCCCCGTAATACGTTACCCAAGCCAATAGAACGGCCGCCAATTCGTCATACCAACTCAACGGAGAACCTAAATAGCGAGAAACGAAGCCAATGGTGACCACCCCCGCTAACGCAATCACCAACACCACAACGATACCTTCAAGAAATGCAAAGTAAGCATTCTTGAATTTGGTATAAGCGCTCATTGAAACCTCCTTTAGGAAGAGACGCCCACCTCCAAAGAGGTGGAACGCCGCTTCGAGATGATGGCTTGGTTATTCGCGCAGGGCAGCGACGGCATCCAGCATTTCCTGGCCGCCTTCGACATCATTGGCAAAGGTGTCATAAATGGACTGAGAGGCGGCCACGAAGGCATCGAAGTCTACTTCGTTCACTTCCAT includes:
- a CDS encoding enoyl-CoA hydratase, coding for MTQQRQAPTTESVRFEVKDGVAWLGFNRPQSRNAMTWEMYNALEYYCDTLADDTDIHALVLHGVGGDAFVAGTDITQFAHFAEAEDAIGYERRIDRVVGKLETFPKPTLALIDGACVGGGAALALVCDFRYATDTLKFGVPIAKTLGNTLSITNVSRLVDMVGIPRTKEVLMMAKLVTAEEALGAGLVNQLFDGADIYAEVATIAAEFAKYAPLTLQASKALINRVQAQRRLPADASDDWVATCYLSQDFSAAVNKFVNKTPFEWRGQ
- a CDS encoding TRAP transporter large permease; this encodes MIILYIFIALIALILINVPVAVALALVGTIATFITYGSMAMPTVGMTMFEGATNFPLIAIPLFILAGAIMNASSISRRLIDLAMAMVGFIKGGLSMVTIGASVFFAEISGSSVAGVSAIGSILIPAMRKKGYSKEFAASISSSAASLAIILPPSIPMILYAVMSGESVVQMFVAGIFPGLLGAMGLAAMCYYLARKYNFPSEGRFRVSQLWKALKEAVWALLIPVIILGGIFGGFVTATEGAALAVCVAIFISAVVYREFTLKNFIDSCKSAGVQTAVVMLLVAASAVVGGYLTETRIPQAIALQISDLTSNKYVILALLNIIFLILGVFLHSAAAIILVVPIVLPLVLEVGIDPLHFGLIVTLNLAIGQQTPPVASVLIASCSIAKSDIWATSRTNLWFIAVLFTILMINTYIPAFALALVNFIYG
- a CDS encoding TRAP transporter small permease, with the protein product MSAYTKFKNAYFAFLEGIVVVLVIALAGVVTIGFVSRYLGSPLSWYDELAAVLLAWVTYYGAALAAAKGAHITCPSVLNMCPPSIRVPVALLAEAITIGFFIFLGLASYQVMLILDGMNMVSLPAISMQVVQSAIPIASVLFIIAELLRLPDIVRSARGKGFIDHELEEAGIDADDIEAVSTQPRG